A segment of the Arachis hypogaea cultivar Tifrunner chromosome 5, arahy.Tifrunner.gnm2.J5K5, whole genome shotgun sequence genome:
GTAATAGCAATGTTCAATTTGATTCCAATAAGTCAGTATGTGAAGCCTATTGTGCAGGAAAATCCCATCAATTGTCCTTTCCTATTTTTGATTCTGTGTACACAGCTCCACTTCAACTTGTGTATTCTGACATTTAAGGCCCTGCCCCTACACCTGACACTAATGAAAActtctatttttttgttcattGATGTATTTTCTAAATTTTCTTGGTTGTACCTTATCAAGGCAAGGTCTCAACTCAAATCAGTATTTACCTCTTTCCAACGTATGGTTGAATTGCAATTAGATACTAAGCTAAAAATATTACAAACTGATAATGCTGCTGAATACACAGTTTAGAAAAAGAATTACAGGCATGGGGCATCATACACAGGTTCTCATGTCCTTACATACATCAACAGAATGGTAGTGTTGAAAGGAAAAACAGACATGTAGTAGAGAAAGGATTATCAATGCTGGCTGGAGCTGGCATATCTACCAAATACTGGGAAGATGCCTTCTCTTCAGCAGCAAATCTCATCAACCAACTCCCTACACCAACACTGGACAATGAATCACCTATGGAGAAGCTCTTTGGAAAGAGGCCGAATTATGACAGCTTAAAAGTGTTTGGCTGTCTGCGTTTCCCTCATCTAAGGCCCTACAACAAGCACAAGTTAGATTTTTGCTCTGCTCCCTTTGTGTTCATAGGATACAACTCAGCACATAAGGGCTACAAATGCCTTACATAAAGTGGCAAAATAGTGGTGACCAGAGATGTAGTCTTTGATGAAAATAGATTCCTTTTCAAAGAGGAAAATTTTCTGATCAGCAAGCTAGAAAATGAGAATCCAGACACCACTCAACATGCTACACCAAGAATATCTCTGCTGCCAAGTCTCATACCTCAACTGAATCCTCCAACCTCACCTCAGCCAACCACAACAAACACTAGCACATCTTCAACTTCAGCTCTATCGCCTAACACATCACCTATAAATCCCACACCACCACCTGAAATCTCTCACCACCAGCCAGTAACACAACCTATAGCACCATCTAGTCTTGCAATTTCAATTCCCATCTCTGACCTAGAAGTTGTCCTACCAGCACTACCAGATGATGCTGTTCAAACAAGACACTACAGTGTACATCCTATAATCACAATAAGTAAGAATGGCATTTTCAAGCCAAAATCCCTCCAAGCCACTATTGAGCCTAGAAATGTCAAAGAAGCATTAGCTCAGCTTGAGTGGAAGAAAGCTATGGATAGTGAGTATTAAGCTCTAATGAAGAATCACACATGAAAATTGGTACCACTGCCACAAGAGAGAGAAGCCATTGAAAGCAAATGGGTGTTTAGAGCCAAGTACAATGCTGATGGCTCATTGCAGAAGTACAAGGCTAGGTTAGTTGCACAAGGGTTCTTCCAAAGGCCTGGGTTTGATTTTAATGAAATGTATAGCCTAGTAGTAAAGTCAACCTCAATAAGAGTAATTCTCACAGTAACATTGTCAAATGGGTGGAATATTAGGCAACTAAATGTCAATAATGCATTTCTTCATGGAGACTTAAGTGAAGATGTCTATATGAGGCAGCCTCAAGGATATGTCATGGGAGATGGCAGCCTAGTTTGCAAACTCACCAAGGCACTGTATGGGCTAAAACAAGCACACAGGGTCTGGTATCACAAACTTTGCACAGCGTTTCATCATTTGGGTTTCACTGCTACAAAGTCAGATGTTTCAGTGTTTTCCAGGTTTACAAGAGGAGCTAGCCTATTTGTTCTGGTGTACGTTGATGATATTATACTGACAGGATGTCCAAAAGAAGAAATCAGCCAAGTAATTCAATAGTTAAACAACAAATTTACCCTCAAAGACATCAGTGATCTACACTACTTCCTGGGATACAGGTCTCGAAAACTTCCAATGGTGGACTACTGCTCACTCAAGAAAAATATGTGAAGGACTTGCTCGTCAAGGCTAGAATGGTAGGATGCAAGCCTTGCAAAATCCCTTTACCCTCATCAGTCAGAATCTCAAAATTTGGAGGGGCCAACTTTGAAGATCCCAAACTATACAGGTCTGTAGTTGGAAGCCTACAATATCTGACCATTACAAGGCCAGAATTGGCCTATGCTGTGAGTAAAGTGTCACAATTCCTCCATAACCCTTTAATTGAGCATTGGAAGCTGGTTAAGAGAATTCTTAGGTACACTAGTGGGACTTGCAACTATGGACTGCACTTTGCACCAGCATAACAACATGCAATTCACTGCCTATAATGACCAGGAAGTCTACAGGAGGCTTTTGTGTGTTCTTAGGCAAAAATCTCATTTCATGGAGTGCAAAGAAGCAGACTGTTGTGGCAAAGTCTAGCACTGAGGCTGAGTATAAAGCCTTGGCATATTTGGTAGCTAAACTAATATGGCTCAAAAATCTGATGATTGAATTAAGAGTTGATGTTCTAGGTCCTCCCTGATGTATTGTGATAATGTCAGTGCAGTGTTACTGGCAGCAAACCCCATTTTACACTCAAAGTCAAAGCACTTTGAAACTTATCTCCACCTTGTTCGAGATAATGTAACAAAGAAAATAGTAAATGTTAGTCACATCCCTGGTTCAATACAAGCAGCATATGTGTTTACAAAAGCTCTCCCGCATTCTTGCATTCTTGTAACACGAAACGGGCCAAGTAGTGAAGAAAGAAGATTGAAGTCAGAAGAGTTAGAAACTGAGAGCCATGAGGAGAAGAATTTCAAGTATGAAGAAGACTCAAAACTGGTGGAAGAAGTAGAAGAATCTCAAAGCAGGGACAATGACAGAGTAATGGTGCATTCAGGCAGTTAAGGCTTCTGCTGTGCATTCAGTTAAAGTCAGTTGGTCAGTTAGATATTGCAGTTATGAGTGACAGGCTGGACTTCAGTTAATTAGTTTCATCCTGTTAGCTTTTTCAATCAGTTAGTTAAACACCCCTTCCAActgttcttatatatatatactatactGTAAAGCAAGTATGATGAATCATTAACAGAATACAACAGAAATTTACTCTACTCTTCTCTcaactcttctctcttctttctcttcttcttctctagtaAGGTCTAGTACCTTtcatatatattgaattttaaatatgtttttgtaataaaaatattatttatatattaaaattagtaattaaaattaattattatattttttatataaatacatatattatttaatttattttaaatatatattttatattttaatatatattttatattaataactaattttagtaactaattttaatatatatgtagtttaattgTATTTGTAAACTTATATTGTGTGTATGTAGTTTTTTtctgtcaaaaaaaaaatttcaacagaGGAACTCGTTTCCTTTTTCGTTTTTAGTTCAATCATTTTAAGAGGGGCCAGTAGAGAAAAAGAATTTGTGGAAAATAATGAGAGGTTGGGAATGTGGGACACTCTTTGCCTTCTTTTCTCAACTATTATTTTAGCATGTGTTGTGTTGTGTGTCACAAATCAAAATGTGATGCATATATAGTCATAGAAATATCACAAAGAATTGGTCACAACTTACAAGTAGGACCTAGTGTTCAATTTGATCACGTTAATTAACTCTTAAGAAGAGAGGATCTTCTTTAATGCGGTATATATAAATGATAAAAATGGTGTTTATATGGAAGTGAAGAAATGGAGCTATATCTTAATTTCTAGTAGCAAAAGGCCAGATAAGAACGAGTTGATTGAAGCTAGGCTTTCTTTGGTTGATTTATTTTTCTATGAAATAAGTGGAACATATTATAAccagtaaagaaaaaaaaaggggggaataTCCTTTTCTGAGATTTGTGTCCACATTTTGCATTCGGTTTATGAAATTTTGAGAAAGTCTAGAAggtagtatttttattaaaatttaattattatttaataaaaaaaaaatcttataccattaaatataattttatattattaaaaattaataataattaattgatgattacaaattataaatttattaagtgCCTAACACTCTTCATGAAATTTTTATGCTATCCGTTTCTTTTCATATTTCCAtactaatatattaaaataattacgcTTGCATTATATAGATAAGTATTTATCGGCTGCATAAGATAAACGAACCAATaatataatagtatttaattCGTATTGTTTCTATACCTGTGAATTTGCTTCGACCTTTCGCTATCAaactttataaataataattttttttggttaacaaatattcaaataataaatattttacttaGATGGATTGTAGTCGTTAGACAAATTGGCAAGAACCTAAGCTtgtaccaaaagaaaaaaaaagaaaaaaaggataaaatatcTTGATGCCATCATGGATAGACAGCTCACATGTGATTTGGAATATAATTTAACGTTCTATTCTTCAGAAACTGCATAAATTATTGATACAATTGTCCAAGAGTAAACTAGTGATgataattttaaaagtaaaagatGTAAATTAACTTGGTATTTGTTAAATATTGACTTATTCgacaaaattattatttaaaataagttgttcattaagtatttttattgaatattttaaataattttacaatctttaataaaaattgagttaatttatatttttatggtcGAAATAGTAATTTATGGTCGAAATTATTATAGAATTTATGTATCTCAAAATAAAAGTCACACTATAtctcatattaataaaataacattagcAAACAAATATATAGAAAATGAGTCATATTATTATGGATTGGAATTTCTCTATTTAAAGTCATTTTCTGATTAGGCCCCTTATGTAAACCCACATGTTAATCATTGATAATTACTTATCAGCCAAATATAATTTTAGACGCGTGGATCCAGATCGCTTAGTATTTTACTATTTTCTTGTTTCGTCATGCTCTTATATTATCATATCATCGTGTGCCATCCATGTATTACTATTATATTATACCATGTTCAAAAGATTTGGTCAACAGAAGATGGTTTAGCCTTTCCAATAATCCTTGTTGGcaatcattttttataattaataatcagGATAACAATAAAAGGCATGAGACTTGCAAGTTAAAGCCACATTTAGCTCAGCATTAATATACATATTAATCTTATCTTGGGGGAaggaatttaaataattattgtaTATATCTTGATATATATGCAATTTCTTCGTTGATTATTTTTCTCCAGGATGCAAGACAATAATTGTGATCATCATCgagaagagaagatgaagcaccACCATGATTACTACTACCCACTTCCTGGTTCAGATTGTTCTGCTGCAAAAACTGATGAAGCAGCTGAATCAAGCTTCTACAGGCAGCACATatcagaagaagaagagagtATTTCAAACCAAAGAAGCATCTCTCATCTCAACAACTATGCGCTTGCCGGTGCTATTTTGGCTTCCACAAACTCCATTCTCTTAGGCTACGGTCAGTTTTTCTTCAATCACCATTCTGCAAATTcagcatataataaatcaaattgaataagAAAGATTATGTGTATGCAGATATTGGAGTGATGAGTGGTGCTGTGATATACATAACAAAGGATCTCCACATCAATTCAGTTCAAGTTGAAATCCTTGTTGGCTGCTTGAATGTGTGTTCATTGATTGGTTCTCTAGCCTCTGGAAAAACCTCTGATGTGATTGGAAGAAGGTACACAATAGTCCTAGCAGCAGTTACATTCTTCATAGGTGCCTTGTTAATGGGGCTAGCACCTTCATTCCCATTTCTCATGGCCGGCCGTGTTGTCGCCGGCATAGGTGTTGGCTTCTCCCTCATGATTGCCCCTGTCTATGTCGCCGAGCTCTCCCCGGCTCTCACTCGCGGCTTCCTCACTTCCCTACCTGAAGTTTTCATCAATCTTGGCATTCTTCTTGGTTACATATCTAACTATGCTCTATCAAGCCTTCCATGTACCATCAATTGGAGACTCATGCTTGGCCTTGCAGCAATTCCGGCCGCTTTTGTAGCATTCGGCGTCTTATTGATGCCTGAATCGCCTCGTTGGCTTGTGGTTAAAGGAAGGTATTACTAAAGATGTTACGACTTTTATAAATATTACGTGCACActaaaaatcagttactaaaccGGCAGATATTTAtgtataactaatttttaatttttaatgtgtatttgtattttaacatatattctatAAAAGTAAGTATAGATGGGTGTAAAACTTAAGACAGTTAAAATTAGTTACTTGTTAGTTACTGTTAGTGTATTAATTAGTTACTTGATGGTTACGGCATTAAAGATAAATCAACACTTTCACTATTTAGTAAATTTTCTGATGAGCACAATTCTCAACAGGTATGAAGAAGCGAGAGATGTTTTGATTAGAACATCAGAGAGCAAAGGAGAAGCAGAATTAAGGCTTTCTGAGATATCAGAAGCTGCAGATTCTTCTAGAAATGAGAGTAATGGAAAAGGGGTATGGAAGGAATTGCTTGTTACACCTTCTAGGCCTGTGTTGAGGATTCTTGTTGCTGCCATTGGAGTTAACTTCTTCATGCAAGCTTCAGGGAACGATGCTGTGATGTATTATAGCCCTGAAGTGTTCAAGGAAGCAGGGATCAATGGTGAGAAGGAGCTTCTGTCTGTTACAATTATAATGGGATTTGCAAAGACATGCTTTGTTTTCTTGTCATCATTGTTCTTGGATAGGTTTGGGAGGAGGCCCATGTTGTTGTTGGGCTCAATTGGGATGGCAGGCTCATTGTTTGTATTGGGCCTGGGCTGTAACTATCTCCAATTCTCAGATGAGAAGCCCTTATGGGCCATAGCAACGTGTGTGGTTGCTCTTTGTTCAAGTGTGTCATTCTTCTCAATTGGGCTTGGGCCCATTACTTGGGTGTACTCATCAGAGATATTCCCTTTGAGACTGAGGGCCCAAGGTTCAAGCTTGGCTATTTCAGTGAACCGTTTGATGAGTGGGGTGGTGTCTATGACTTTTCTAAGCATTTCAGAGGCTATTACTTTTGGGGGAATGTTTGGTGTGCTTGCTGGTGTAATGGTGGTTGGGacaatattcttttatttttttcttccagAGACCAAAGGAAAAAGCTTAGAGGAGATTGAAGCATTGTTTGAAGATGAAGGAAACACTAGTTTGAGACTAAGGTGAATGCAACTTTGGTCAAAACTCGAGTTTCATTATATTGTGAACATATAAGATCATGGATATAAAAAGGGTGCGTGCTGTTGTCAACAGTGTTGACAAATATTGCAATTTTGTGGggtttttttgttgttttgtgAAGGAATTCATTTTAGACAAATTTGTTGATATCATGTACTATTTATCGCTTAGCAATTGCATAGTGCATTAAAAATATAAGGAAAGTAACAAAGACGTGTTACTGTTACACCGTGCATAGTATAAGATAAAATGAACATGTAAGAATGTCTTTTggatttattcatttttattgtTGGATAAATGTGTGACCAAGGTTAGATTGGTTGAGCATTATTGCAACATGCATTGGATATATATATAGACTTTGTAGAGTAACGATCACATAATTAGTTGTTCTCCCCATGATTAAATGGGTGATCTATTGCAGCATTTGTCAAAACTCAAGAGTTTGGCATATTCTTGAACAAAGACGAAAAAAGAGCGCTATTTTGGTAAGAAATTGGCAATTACAtgaagtaaatattctttttgtcTCTAATTGTTTGTCTAGGACAAAGCAATCTTCCACAAATCAAAAATTCTTAACCAATTTTCAATCATTTAAATAATTGGTTTAATCGATTCTCAATTATTTGGTCTGACCTGTAATGTATCAGAAATTGCTTAGACCAATGTTATTGATTTTGTGATTATAAGATACATCAATATGGAATTTCATGATGTCCAAATATTGGATCCCCTTAATAATTATGGATTCAATGTACAAATAAAGTGTCttatcaaatcaaaatcagagtATCTCCATAGCTTATTTACGAAGGCCATTCGTATATTCAGTTGTATTCTTGAGAATTAAGCACGAGCGTATTAGAGTGTATATATATGGTAGTTACAACTTCCATCATATTCGTAAATCTTGTTTGGACAAAGACAGGTTCCAACCTCGAAAGATGACGTGCCCAATTTTCCATTAATGCTGAGACTTATTTTGGAGGCTATGGTATCTGCTTCCATCCTTatcagattttgattttgatgtgtGGTTGGTTTGTCTTGGTCACTGAAATAACCTATGCCAGTTGTTCTCTTTTCTCAATCATGTTCCAATATTAGTTGTTCTAACTAGCTACTATACCTTTCTTATTACTTTCTTACTTGCATTGTGTATACCACTACTACTAAATTTGACTAATACATATGCCTAACTTAGTTGGCTACCGTCAATGGagcagttttttttttaagaaatattttatacataaaaatagcCTAAAAATATTTgcagataaaagaaaaaatattatatttaaatttataaaagaaaataatttcaTGTTGAGCTACAGACTAGAGGTGAGTATTAGagtataattaagatcaattatatcaattagcattatttagcacctataaatatatACAACTTGAATAGACATATTTCTCTATTACTCTCTCTTATCATTTTCTAACATGATTTCAGAACACATAGTATCCTCCTTGAAAAGGACATGTTATTTTTCTTCAAccgtatttttcatatttttctttcgTTACTTATTCTCATAAAGAAACCATATGTTTTTAGTAACCTTTTGATAGTTTGTTACTTTTCAACAATTTTTCAACAATTTGccatttttcagtagtttttcgGCAGTTGGTCACTCTTGTGGTAGTTTCGTTTGCATCTGTTCTATCagtttatgtatttaaataagtTTTAAACTTAAGTTGTCATTGGATATTAGAGTATAATtgagatcaattagcattatttagcacatctgaatatttattatagaatattatgtCTTTATCATTTCGATTGTCTTAACAcctataaatatttttctatattatatCATTTTGACACAACTTaaatacacataaattttttctttattcttctctCTTACTTTTCTAACAGTAAGGATAAATTTTgattacaaaaaatattaacaaaatataAGATATGTTTAATTTTAGATAAGGCATAATTTTGCTTTTTGTTAGTTTGTTAAATGTTCAGaagtataatataatatttgataatactaaaaaaataaaaaaattaatttaaatttattttatttaatatttagtttgtTAAATGTTCAGaagtataatataatatttgataatactaaaaaaataaaaaaattaatttaaatttattttatttaatatttatttattataggatgtattaaataaaattaaaaataataaattttaatagttttttatta
Coding sequences within it:
- the LOC112802148 gene encoding probable polyol transporter 6, coding for MQDNNCDHHREEKMKHHHDYYYPLPGSDCSAAKTDEAAESSFYRQHISEEEESISNQRSISHLNNYALAGAILASTNSILLGYDIGVMSGAVIYITKDLHINSVQVEILVGCLNVCSLIGSLASGKTSDVIGRRYTIVLAAVTFFIGALLMGLAPSFPFLMAGRVVAGIGVGFSLMIAPVYVAELSPALTRGFLTSLPEVFINLGILLGYISNYALSSLPCTINWRLMLGLAAIPAAFVAFGVLLMPESPRWLVVKGRYEEARDVLIRTSESKGEAELRLSEISEAADSSRNESNGKGVWKELLVTPSRPVLRILVAAIGVNFFMQASGNDAVMYYSPEVFKEAGINGEKELLSVTIIMGFAKTCFVFLSSLFLDRFGRRPMLLLGSIGMAGSLFVLGLGCNYLQFSDEKPLWAIATCVVALCSSVSFFSIGLGPITWVYSSEIFPLRLRAQGSSLAISVNRLMSGVVSMTFLSISEAITFGGMFGVLAGVMVVGTIFFYFFLPETKGKSLEEIEALFEDEGNTSLRLR